A single window of Anomaloglossus baeobatrachus isolate aAnoBae1 chromosome 5, aAnoBae1.hap1, whole genome shotgun sequence DNA harbors:
- the LOC142312651 gene encoding olfactory receptor 5AR1-like: MYKVASRNESHAVQFTILCFSDLPHLQVPLFIIFLTIYLNVIFGNIAVFLAIVFDPHLHTPMYILLSNLSVVDISYTSTTLPNLLLMLSTQQKIMSLVGCITQMYFFLYFNCMEMNLLAVMAYDRYVAICHPLHYTILMSLRTCLVMIISIWIASLLETVCFPVLVAKLSFCSSNQVDHFFCDISPLLKLSCSDTTHVNVTTYIIGTVFGIGTFFIILVSYIYIVFNIMNIHSAVGRSKTFSTCASHLTSVLLYYGTIMSLYMRPTSMYSPRQDKFFSLLCIVLIPLLNPVIYTLKNKQFKDTFRKLIK; the protein is encoded by the coding sequence ATGTATAAAGTGGCATCAAGGAACGAGTCACACGCAGTACAATTCACAATCTTATGCTTCTCCGATCTTCCTCACCTTCAAGTTCctctttttattatatttttaacaATCTACCTTAATGTAATATTTGGAAACATTGCAGTGTTTTTGGCAATTGTCTTCGATCCTCACCTGCACACTCCTATGTATATACTTTTGAGTAACCTCTCAGTTGTGGATATTTCCTACACTTCTACCACTCTACCCAATCTTCTTCTTATGCTTTCTACTCAACAGAAGATCATGTCATTGGTCGGTTGTATAACACAGATGTATTTTTTCCTCTACTTTAATTGTATGGAAATGAATCTTCTTGCAGTTATGGCATATGACCGTTATGTAGCAATCTGCCATCCGCTCCACTATACCATACTCATGAGTCTAAGAACCTGTCTTGTTATGATCATCTCCATATGGATTGCTTCATTACTAGAAACTGTTTGCTTTCCTGTTTTAGTCGCCAAGTTATCTTTTTGTTCATCCAACCAAGTTGATCATTTTTTTTGTGATATTTCTCCATTGCTAAAGCTTTCCTGTAGTGATACCACACATGTTAATGTTACAACATACATTATAGGTACAGTATTCGGTATTGGAACATTCTTCATTATTTTGGTTTCTTATATTTATATTGTATTTAACATCATGAATATTCACTCTGCAGTTGGAAGAAGTAAAACTTTCTCGACCTGCGCTTCCCATCTCACCTCTGTACTTCTCTATTATGGAACTATCATGTCCTTATATATGAGACCCACATCGATGTATTCTCCAAGACAGGACAAGTTTTTCTCTCTTCTTTGTATCGTACTGATCCCATTGCTGAATCCTGTAATTTACACTCTGAAGAATAAGCAATTTAAAGACACTTTTAGGAAACTAATAAAGTAA